A stretch of the Litorilinea aerophila genome encodes the following:
- a CDS encoding S1C family serine protease, with product MAKAGNRRLLWILGGMAALVLGGCTLAFLAAVALFTLRDSGGVTAAPPPQAIPVVVTPRPLPTPVPPPVVQPPLQGMDYETAALVSIYEQVNPSVVNVTVLGHSGLTFPDGSTPEGLGPEDFLPISSGSGFVWDTQGHIVTNNHVVEGAEEVQVTFSDGTVAIAEVIGTDVDSDLAVLRIDPEGYNLVPVRLGRLEDVRVGMRVAAIGNPFGLAGTLTSGIVSALGRSIPARDRFSIPDSIQTDAAINPGNSGGPLLNERGEVIGVNAQIRSEVRSNSGVGFAIPVTIVERVVPALIEQGYYEHSYIGVSGGTLSPICADDLGVPKELRGAVIAEVLPNTPASRAGLRGGSEPSGTHYPSICPDMRGGDVIVAINDYPVTKFDDLLVYLQRYTSPGDTVTLTVWRDGEQVLIDVVLAARPTSIER from the coding sequence GTGGCAAAAGCAGGTAACCGGCGTCTTCTCTGGATCCTCGGCGGGATGGCCGCCCTGGTGCTGGGAGGCTGTACCCTGGCCTTCCTGGCCGCAGTGGCCCTCTTTACCCTCCGGGACAGCGGCGGCGTGACCGCGGCACCACCCCCCCAGGCAATCCCGGTGGTAGTGACACCCCGCCCCTTGCCCACCCCCGTACCGCCGCCGGTGGTCCAGCCGCCGCTCCAGGGTATGGACTATGAGACCGCGGCCCTGGTCAGCATCTACGAGCAGGTCAACCCCTCGGTGGTCAACGTGACGGTCTTGGGCCACAGCGGCCTCACCTTCCCCGATGGTTCCACGCCAGAGGGGCTGGGGCCGGAGGATTTCCTGCCCATCAGCAGCGGCTCTGGTTTTGTGTGGGATACCCAGGGCCATATTGTGACCAACAACCATGTGGTGGAAGGCGCCGAGGAGGTCCAGGTGACCTTTAGCGACGGCACCGTGGCCATTGCTGAGGTGATCGGCACCGACGTGGACAGCGACCTGGCGGTGCTGCGCATTGATCCGGAAGGGTACAACCTGGTGCCGGTACGACTGGGCCGCCTGGAGGACGTCCGGGTCGGCATGCGGGTGGCGGCCATCGGCAATCCCTTCGGCCTGGCCGGTACCCTGACCAGCGGCATCGTCAGCGCCCTGGGCCGTTCCATCCCGGCCCGAGATCGCTTCAGCATTCCGGATTCCATCCAGACCGACGCCGCCATCAACCCGGGCAACTCGGGCGGGCCGCTGCTCAACGAGCGGGGCGAGGTGATCGGCGTCAACGCCCAGATTCGCTCCGAGGTCCGTTCCAACAGCGGCGTGGGCTTTGCCATTCCCGTGACCATCGTGGAACGGGTGGTGCCTGCCCTGATCGAGCAGGGCTACTACGAGCACAGCTACATCGGGGTGAGCGGCGGTACGCTGAGCCCCATCTGTGCGGACGATCTGGGCGTGCCCAAGGAGTTACGGGGCGCAGTCATTGCCGAGGTGTTGCCCAACACGCCCGCCAGCCGGGCCGGACTGCGGGGCGGCTCTGAGCCCTCCGGCACCCACTATCCCAGCATCTGTCCGGACATGCGGGGTGGCGACGTGATCGTGGCCATCAACGATTACCCGGTGACCAAGTTCGACGATCTGCTGGTCTATCTCCAGCGCTACACCTCGCCGGGGGACACGGTCACCCTGACGGTCTGGCGGGATGGGGAGCAAGTCCTGATCGACGTGGTCCTGGCGGCCCGGCCTACGAGCATCGAACGCTGA
- a CDS encoding zinc ribbon domain-containing protein has product MSNVRRICPQCGQDSSLDARFCVRCGYDHEAALPARGNSLPAVVGRAALPVLAGVTSLALRAGWRLLLRKLNQRVSAPLSPQGAEASSTQVPARARPMPPQPAEPRRRRVIHIRSTWAVGDAQGVWRQGSAEHTIEIEE; this is encoded by the coding sequence ATGAGCAACGTACGACGTATCTGTCCCCAATGTGGCCAGGACAGTTCCCTGGACGCCCGTTTCTGTGTCCGCTGTGGATATGACCACGAGGCAGCGCTGCCGGCCCGGGGCAACAGCCTGCCTGCGGTGGTCGGGCGGGCAGCCCTGCCGGTGTTGGCCGGCGTCACTAGCCTGGCCTTACGGGCCGGCTGGCGGTTGCTCCTGCGCAAGTTGAACCAGCGCGTCTCGGCGCCTCTGTCGCCGCAAGGGGCAGAGGCCTCCTCAACCCAGGTACCTGCCCGGGCGCGGCCCATGCCCCCCCAGCCGGCAGAACCCCGCCGACGTCGGGTCATCCACATCCGCTCAACATGGGCGGTGGGTGACGCGCAGGGCGTGTGGCGCCAGGGTAGCGCCGAGCACACCATTGAGATAGAAGAATAA
- a CDS encoding MalY/PatB family protein: MSSSGNFDTLHADSYNFDQYVERRGSDSAKWGVYGDDVLPLWVADMDFPSPPAVLEALHQRVDHGIFGYGMEPLALKELICERMARLHRWQISPDDILFLPGLVCGLNVVTRAIGEPGDAVVVSTPVYPPFLTAPGNQDRRLQTADLAVSQVRHQDRLHPRYEFDPDAFQAALDERTRLFILCNPHNPVGRAFTPAELSTMAELCARHDLVICSDEIHCDLLMGETRHVPIASLDPEIAARTITLVAPSKTYNIPGLGCSMAIVPNADLRRRLERAKAGIVPHINVMGFVAALAAYREGDAWLSALLAYLTANRDFAVDYLARHMPQLKTTVPEATYLLWIDCREAHLPAKPQQFFLEEAKVALNDGAAFGPAGEGFVRLNYGCPRATLEEALARMARALQG; this comes from the coding sequence ATGTCTTCTTCTGGTAATTTCGATACCTTGCACGCCGATTCCTACAACTTCGACCAGTACGTGGAGCGCCGCGGGAGCGACAGCGCCAAATGGGGCGTCTACGGCGACGATGTGCTGCCCCTCTGGGTAGCCGACATGGACTTCCCCTCACCGCCAGCCGTGCTGGAGGCCCTCCACCAGCGGGTGGACCACGGCATCTTCGGCTACGGCATGGAGCCGCTGGCCCTCAAGGAACTCATCTGCGAACGGATGGCCAGGCTCCACCGCTGGCAGATCAGCCCCGACGACATCCTCTTTCTGCCGGGCCTGGTCTGCGGCCTCAACGTGGTGACCCGGGCCATCGGCGAGCCAGGGGACGCGGTGGTGGTCAGCACGCCGGTCTACCCGCCCTTCCTCACCGCGCCAGGCAACCAGGATCGCCGGCTACAGACCGCAGACCTGGCCGTCTCCCAGGTGCGCCACCAGGATCGCCTCCATCCCCGCTACGAGTTTGACCCGGACGCATTCCAGGCGGCCCTGGATGAACGCACCCGCCTCTTCATCCTGTGCAATCCCCACAACCCGGTGGGGCGAGCCTTCACGCCGGCCGAGCTGAGCACCATGGCCGAGCTCTGCGCCCGACATGATCTGGTCATCTGCTCCGACGAAATCCACTGCGACCTGCTCATGGGCGAGACCCGACACGTGCCCATCGCGAGCCTGGACCCGGAGATCGCAGCCCGCACCATCACCCTGGTGGCCCCCAGCAAGACCTACAACATTCCCGGCCTGGGCTGCAGCATGGCCATTGTCCCCAACGCCGACCTGCGCCGCCGGCTGGAGCGGGCCAAGGCCGGCATCGTGCCCCACATCAACGTGATGGGCTTTGTGGCAGCCCTGGCGGCCTACCGGGAGGGTGACGCATGGCTCTCGGCGCTGCTGGCGTACCTGACCGCCAACCGGGACTTTGCCGTGGACTACCTGGCGCGCCACATGCCCCAGCTCAAGACCACCGTGCCCGAGGCCACCTATCTGCTCTGGATCGACTGCCGGGAAGCTCATCTGCCTGCTAAGCCCCAGCAGTTTTTCCTGGAAGAGGCGAAGGTGGCGTTGAACGATGGCGCGGCATTCGGCCCCGCGGGAGAAGGGTTTGTGCGCCTGAACTACGGCTGTCCCCGCGCCACCCTGGAGGAAGCCCTGGCCCGCATGGCCCGTGCGCTGCAGGGTTGA
- the mnhG gene encoding monovalent cation/H(+) antiporter subunit G, producing MTLWEGLILALAAVGVLFNLISAIGILRLPDVYARMHAAGKAATLGVSCLLLSAGLYYGQGELLRMLILIVLFFITSPIATTTMARATYRNDPRRRFILHYDDLARDQQALGSQARQKTAGEVGQR from the coding sequence ATGACGCTTTGGGAAGGGCTCATCCTGGCCCTGGCCGCAGTGGGGGTGCTCTTTAACCTGATCAGCGCCATCGGCATCCTGCGGCTGCCGGACGTCTACGCCCGCATGCACGCAGCCGGCAAGGCGGCCACCCTGGGGGTAAGCTGCCTGCTCCTCAGCGCCGGCCTCTACTATGGCCAGGGCGAATTGCTGCGGATGTTGATCTTGATCGTCCTCTTCTTCATCACGTCGCCCATCGCCACCACCACCATGGCCCGGGCCACCTACCGCAACGACCCCCGCCGCCGGTTCATCCTGCACTACGACGATCTGGCCCGGGATCAACAGGCTCTGGGCTCACAAGCCCGACAGAAAACAGCCGGGGAGGTGGGCCAGCGGTAG
- a CDS encoding monovalent cation/H+ antiporter complex subunit F, which produces MNIFETGLTILTAILSISLVLCFIRLYLGPNLPNRTVAFDIIAIHAVGILALIALRGEAAVLLDVAIVTAALGFLGTVMLARYLEQANVTEWEPERTERHISEKRG; this is translated from the coding sequence ATGAACATCTTTGAAACCGGGCTGACCATCCTCACCGCCATCCTGAGCATCTCCCTGGTCCTCTGTTTCATCCGCCTGTACTTAGGCCCGAACCTGCCCAACCGCACGGTGGCTTTCGACATCATCGCCATCCACGCGGTGGGGATCCTGGCCCTGATTGCCCTGCGGGGCGAGGCGGCCGTCCTGCTGGACGTGGCCATTGTGACCGCGGCCCTGGGCTTCCTGGGTACGGTCATGCTGGCCCGCTACCTGGAGCAGGCCAACGTCACCGAGTGGGAGCCAGAACGGACCGAGCGGCACATTTCAGAGAAGCGAGGGTAA